A stretch of DNA from Coccidioides posadasii str. Silveira chromosome 1, complete sequence:
GACCGAAACATCTTCCAAGGAACACCAGGTTACGTATCGTCTGCGTGGCTAACTCTTCTGAAACGGTTGGGGCCTTGAGACAGAATATGCAGCCGCGGGTAAGATCAAGCATGGTGTTCTCGTCGAGTTTAAGGCCTGAGGAACCCACAAGGGGTATGGCTCCATAGCCATTGGCTGCATTGGTTTTGGCTTCATCAGCAAGCCAGGTTCCGATCAAATTTGCTGCGCAGGACTTGATCCAACTGTGTGGGAAGAACAGGCTTTGGCGAACTTTAGACCAGATCGGCGCACAACTTGGAGACAAAGAGATAGCTGGGAAGACTTTGGAAAGCTTGATGAAGAGCTGCAGTGAGTAATAGAGAGTTTCCCACTCTTCGCTACTTGGGTTTTCAAGGGGTATGTCCATCAGGCGAGGGAGCAGGTTTGTCACGAATTGCGCCTCGTTTTCCTTATCCCCCGCGTTAGATTCGAAAAATATCCTTGCTGCTTGCAATCCAGCTGTAATAAGAGATAAATTCTCTGTTCGTTCCAACCACATTCGAAGGGATGACAGGATTGGCTTAAGCTGTTCTGGTTCGGCACAACTATATATACTGTTCAAGAGGATTCCAGCCATCTCCCGGCATTCAGGTGATTCGTCGTTGGCCATGACCATGACGATTGGAACAAAAAAGGTTCCTACAATGTCCTGAGCCAGTTCTCCATTTGTTTTAGTGAGAAGAAGATGCACTGCTTCCAGGACAGATTGACGGCCTTCCTTGTGACGGTAATCCAAATTTTTGGTCAAATACCCCAACTGCTTCGACCAGCGGTTCTTTGTTTGCGGGTACTCGATTAAAAAGTGAACGTATACTCCTCTTGCAAGGTCTCGAGCATTCCGAGTATGGTTCGTGACCATCATGGCAGCGATATTATCCACAAGCTCGTACATTTCAGGTACAATGAGCTTCCTTGCCATCACAGCTCGAATGAAATTGAAGGTAATTCCTTGTCGATCGGGTTCCTCAATGTCACCGGAAATCCGCTTCAGCATGTATGCAAGATGCGAATCCTTTAACTTAATGCTTCGGCGCTCACGCAGAATAGATGCTATCAATTTTATAGCAGCTTGTGCGCCTTCGGCGTTGGTATTTGGGGCCTCTTTGATTAGTTTAATAGCTTCAACAAGATACACATCAGAACTTTTATCAATTTCTTCCAATGGTAGCTTTATGATGGTCGACAGCAACCTGATCGCCGCGATTTTCACTTCCTCGTAACCTTGCACCAAGGCATCGCCAATGATGGGAAGGAATCCACTCAAATTTTCCGCTGTCAAAAGGCTGTTATATTTGTTCAAAACCGATCGAAGGGCATCAAGGCTAAAGCGAGCGAGCTTATACAGGTACGATGACGTGCTTCTTCCAGTACCACTCTTGTTAAAGGCAATCATCTTGACGATGAAGCGATCTTTAGGTTGTGCTGCAGCGTCAGGCTGCGAAGGGTCTGTCGTTTTGTAAGACTCCTTGATAACTTGGTAGcaaaatatcaagaaatcacGGCTTTCAACTCCGGGGTTCCTCAGCAGGCCGGTGGCAATCCGCCTGAGTAACTCATCAACCTTCTTCACAATGCTCGAAGTAAGTCTCTCTTCCAGCAACCTCTGAATTGGCTGAACCAGATTGTATACGTGGCGAACAGAGGCATTCTTCGCAAGAAGCTCCATTGAATCAAAACTCTTGCTGGCCTTAACTTCTTTCATCTTGCTGATATAGTCCTCTGCATCCTTTTCCTGGCCAACGGTGCCAAAGATATCGTCCATAATAATAGAGGCAAGGACCGGAAGGTCCTGGTCCAAGTCTCCAACCATGAAGTCCTGGCTGGTTGCGACTAGGATAGAATGGACGGTGAAGGAAAGCACGTGGAGCTGGTATCCTTTCGTGAGAGTAGTTCTCAGTTCCTTTAATATGTATCCGAAGTAACTTGGGCCGAGGATGAGTGCAATATCGGCGAGGGTTTTCCGTGCTACATCTCGCGAGTCTTGGGATttgctcttcaagatgtTTGAAATATCTAAGAGGACTGGCGGAAGGAGAAGAGCCCTCTCTTCTTCTGGAAGTAATTTGAGGAGCTTAACTGTTGTAACCGCAACTGGCAACCGCAAGCTAACTTCGGATTCTTCCTTGTGATGAATGAACTTTGAAAGGAAAGGGATAAAATGAGATTTCAACTCCGATGCTACTTGAGCAAGACTTGGCAACGACCGGCTAAGTGTGCTTTTCGCAATCCCGTCCACAGATATCTCCTCTGTTGCGCTCGGAGTAGAATTGGAAGCACGAGTAAGAGCATCGGTTAACTGTCCAAGAAGGCGTATAATATTCTTTTCCATTCCAGGCTTGCTTTGCAAGTAATCTTTGAATCTGCGGAAAATGGCTCTGAATTGACTCCATTCCAGACCTCCAGCAAGGATACCAATAGTGGAAACTGCCTCTGCGGCCAAATTATGGGCGTTGTCGTCTTCTGCCTGGTTGAAGACATAATGTTCTATCAGAGGGAAAAACACGGTGCTAATATTGGACGCAGATATTTTCCCCTTGGTGACCTCGGTCGTCAAGCGGCGCAGAGCACGCTGACGACGATGCTGTTGAATATGAAGAATATTGTTGAAAAAGGAAGCTTCTTCGTCTCCGTTTGCAAGAAGATCATAAAGGTCGCTAAGGTTGGGATGTTTCGGGTGAAGCTGAATCAAGTAACCCAATACGGCCACAAATTCTGCTCGAACGGTTTCCGCGTTTTGCTTCACTCCGCTTTTCAAAGATGGCAGAAGCACTTTGTCAACCAGCTCACGGAATTCTGGGATTTCGATTTCCTCACTTGGCGCTGCACACCTAATGAAACGTCGAATGCCTAGGGAGGCACTTGAGCGGATGGCGAgctcttcttcgtcttttATATGGTAAAGGAGATTATACAATAATGGCCGCCATTGCCTCGCAGAGAATGTGGAGAATTTCTCCTCGTTAATGGCGTGAAAGGCACCCAGACGCCGCTCAAAATCTACTTCATCTAGCCTTTTGGATGATAATGAGTTCAAATCTGCCGCCAGCCGAGACACCTCAATCAACTCGGGATGGCGCTTCGAGAATAGTTCGAAGACTTTAGAAAGGGCTTCTCTGTTGGCGTCATCCTTGAAATAATCAAACATTGACGATAACACTTCGAACAACTGCCCACTAAGCTCATCATTGCCTTCAGGGTTATATAATGGAAGGAATTGCTGGAGGACGCGAAGAAGGCCTCCTTTTGTTCTCGGAGGGACCCTATCTGGAGGTTGTTGCAAGAGATATATGGTCGTGTCTATTAACTTTGAGGTTTCTGTGGACGATTCGACAAATTGGGCCAACTTCGACAAGATTTCCACTCCGGACAACGTAAGCTGACGTGACGATTGTTTCCTGAGCAAGGAGTCGATCTGGACCAGCATATATTCCACGTGAGATGCAAATACACCGGTCCGGACTAAACTCATCGTTTCGATATCTGCATCACCGTCTTTATCCTTTCCTGGGCAGGTAGCAGCGTTGACAAGCGGACTAAGCACCTCATCTAGTACAAAAAGCTTCACCCCTTCACGAGCAGATTCCACGCCTAAAATGTTAACGACCTTTGGAACGACATTGCTGTTACAAAGGTATAGCGCGGATTTAGGGTGAGATGCCCAAGTTCGAAATAGCTGGAGAAGCCCAGAAATGCTTTGAGCTGTCTCCACGGCGAAGTTCGGAAGCCTTGGATTAATGACCTCCGCAAATATAATGGGCATATACGGAGTCCAGTCAACATCGGACGAAACCGAGAACACCAGCTCAAGGCACCGAGTTCCTATTTGGCGAACGTTTCGGAGAAGAGATAGTTGACTGTTTTGGTTGGAATCCTCTTCTTTTATCTCGTCGCCAGCATGCAATTGCCTGCATGCACGTATAATGCAATAGAGGATAACATTCATGGTGCAATCCACATATGCATGCATCCTGCTTTTGAGGGTGGAGAACATGGTTTCGATCATTTTTAATAGACCATATTGCTTTCTCGGTCCGAGCACCTCTTGAGCCAGAACACTTTGGTGCTCAGACACGCCGTCAAGAATGTTAACGTTGGCAAGGGGACCAAAAGCTATACGAATGAAGTGCTCAAAGTCCTTTTCCGACAGCTGCGAGATGGCTCTGAGTATTGCTTTCCTTCGGCCTTCCTGACCACCGCCTTGAGAGCCACGTAGGCCTGAACGTGCAACCATTTTACCGTACAGTAACCGCAGAAGATAAGGGAATAAGCCTTCGCGATGCTCATCCTCAATGATGCTATTATCTTTCCCGAGATGGACGAACACTGTCAATTCATCCCTGAATCGCGCGTCATCGAGGAGGTTCAAAAG
This window harbors:
- the UTP20 gene encoding U3 snoRNP protein (BUSCO:4409at4751~EggNog:ENOG410PGFK~COG:V~BUSCO:55at33183) — its product is MAGAHSARGKPPKLRKGGTETTKSHRFEPFSQRIAKLKIDPVHRVRRNSFSEENGDESCSYFRASLEHWMELNLSENFTEFSQRAGRLCESLPQVLYHQDAIMDLLAEYIGRRDELSMEPLLSLMAQFARDLGSRFEKHFATTVQLVASVAATHSSIEVIEWSFTCLAWIFKFLSRLLVPDLRQLLGIMSPYLGKQPQKHFVARFAAESMSFLIRKAALVYYKNKAPLERAVAFLFEDLSKTEGQRQIAMYQEGLMNMFADAVKGVKGGIHSNGADILQCLMTSATMEDATHSAVAEAVLSGVLINLVHYSTSDTFSPVLDVICDYIEASSKKSSVIHFRVNVHLLFLAVVTRKGSRIQGWKRVHKVLLCLLKEAAGNSELNTLSIEQLLGATAIAIQTSPMDELLPHMRQIMEIIIRDPLSQYFLPFCLFLSSFGSDRFYSVVLPYFQRFIVSLWQDYEAGFCLTLPRLHSLNCVTAQANRSGYLTCPNGWKEHIARQFSNKKPTTRDITFLYAYTTLQDALSFSTPPSIVPQILESLHHLLLTSANPQSNRKVDLDSFACGQGFLAYVQLAAQMKELDSNVWDLVISRGVEFATVPVFLEATLGFMTASNKPPQFSGEKIEPFVDTLLSILAGPSHELRLSSLKIIQAVLFWLDVETGCISTAIEIEQSDLTLQTARELSMLVRRLASSYAEASKLKWLDRLIPNFCFGLLSKKLASLWDDTCEAIKVICENSTGERTVTDLAMSWLQEGSSSGSDETNEANANEENSIVTSEFQCFNVLNVEKSLMLSFEAARDSESLLVDDFKNAHKPVVLTPVYARSQALRVLSAVPYVAEKRSRQLVPLFLSWTSKDDEPLNSSSGSSSTLAMDETKARWDLRDKKAMLTLLGKFTNPKVLYKASEVHDTLANLLCNGDSEIQKLAMKAIFTWKSPAVQPYEQNLLNLLDDARFRDELTVFVHLGKDNSIIEDEHREGLFPYLLRLLYGKMVARSGLRGSQGGGQEGRRKAILRAISQLSEKDFEHFIRIAFGPLANVNILDGVSEHQSVLAQEVLGPRKQYGLLKMIETMFSTLKSRMHAYVDCTMNVILYCIIRACRQLHAGDEIKEEDSNQNSQLSLLRNVRQIGTRCLELVFSVSSDVDWTPYMPIIFAEVINPRLPNFAVETAQSISGLLQLFRTWASHPKSALYLCNSNVVPKVVNILGVESAREGVKLFVLDEVLSPLVNAATCPGKDKDGDADIETMSLVRTGVFASHVEYMLVQIDSLLRKQSSRQLTLSGVEILSKLAQFVESSTETSKLIDTTIYLLQQPPDRVPPRTKGGLLRVLQQFLPLYNPEGNDELSGQLFEVLSSMFDYFKDDANREALSKVFELFSKRHPELIEVSRLAADLNSLSSKRLDEVDFERRLGAFHAINEEKFSTFSARQWRPLLYNLLYHIKDEEELAIRSSASLGIRRFIRCAAPSEEIEIPEFRELVDKVLLPSLKSGVKQNAETVRAEFVAVLGYLIQLHPKHPNLSDLYDLLANGDEEASFFNNILHIQQHRRQRALRRLTTEVTKGKISASNISTVFFPLIEHYVFNQAEDDNAHNLAAEAVSTIGILAGGLEWSQFRAIFRRFKDYLQSKPGMEKNIIRLLGQLTDALTRASNSTPSATEEISVDGIAKSTLSRSLPSLAQVASELKSHFIPFLSKFIHHKEESEVSLRLPVAVTTVKLLKLLPEEERALLLPPVLLDISNILKSKSQDSRDVARKTLADIALILGPSYFGYILKELRTTLTKGYQLHVLSFTVHSILVATSQDFMVGDLDQDLPVLASIIMDDIFGTVGQEKDAEDYISKMKEVKASKSFDSMELLAKNASVRHVYNLVQPIQRLLEERLTSSIVKKVDELLRRIATGLLRNPGVESRDFLIFCYQVIKESYKTTDPSQPDAAAQPKDRFIVKMIAFNKSGTGRSTSSYLYKLARFSLDALRSVLNKYNSLLTAENLSGFLPIIGDALVQGYEEVKIAAIRLLSTIIKLPLEEIDKSSDVYLVEAIKLIKEAPNTNAEGAQAAIKLIASILRERRSIKLKDSHLAYMLKRISGDIEEPDRQGITFNFIRAVMARKLIVPEMYELVDNIAAMMVTNHTRNARDLARGVYVHFLIEYPQTKNRWSKQLGYLTKNLDYRHKEGRQSVLEAVHLLLTKTNGELAQDIVGTFFVPIVMVMANDESPECREMAGILLNSIYSCAEPEQLKPILSSLRMWLERTENLSLITAGLQAARIFFESNAGDKENEAQFVTNLLPRLMDIPLENPSSEEWETLYYSLQLFIKLSKVFPAISLSPSCAPIWSKVRQSLFFPHSWIKSCAANLIGTWLADEAKTNAANGYGAIPLVGSSGLKLDENTMLDLTRGCIFCLKAPTVSEELATQTIRNLVFLGRCFGQNDLYLPVKHVNGCKDSDSESEVEEVKEPSKEPKKAIQYIFEQAAKILRREPVTTKAESLRGKTACMKLIAALCSHLETGQLLPSLQKILLPLLHLTDPSIPPPRSSDENFRAAYKVLVESSQEILDLLQKKFGTTEFVTELSRARDNIRTRRDERRVKRKIEAVADPQKFGREKKRKNERKKERRKEKGLGFRDRRRGW